The following are from one region of the Lineus longissimus chromosome 19, tnLinLong1.2, whole genome shotgun sequence genome:
- the LOC135503026 gene encoding splicing factor 3B subunit 6-like, with protein MALSRKTNVRLPPEVNRILYIRNLPYRITAEEMYDIFGKYGAIRQIRMGVTPETKGTAFVVYEDIFDAKNACDHLSGFNVCNRYLVVLYYQSNKAFKKIDTEKKKQELDQMKAKYGLSTPEKR; from the exons atggcgctGAGTCGAAAAACAAAC GTGCGTCTCCCCCCAGAGGTGAACAGGATCTTGTACATCCGTAATCTGCCGTACAGGATAACCGCAGAAGAAATGTACGACATCTTTGGGAAATATGGTGCCATTCGCCAAATAAGAAT GGGTGTAACTCCAGAGACAAAAGGCACTGCGTTTGTTGTTTATGAAGACATATTTGATGCCAAGAACGCTTGCGACCATCTCTCAGGTTTCAACGTCTGTAATAGATATCTGGTTGTACTCTACTACCAGTCGAATAAG GCCTTCAAAAAAATCGATACCGAGAAAAAGAAACAGGAATTAGACCAAATGAAAGCAAAATACGGACTCAGTACGCCAGAAAAACGGTGA
- the LOC135503213 gene encoding uncharacterized protein LOC135503213: MGCCTAEVEGGNLGTLNPIEKMKKKLWRVRNCGIGWMGISLLLFIIGIVLLVYFAKYIPGDHNSDWVGGIIGIAFLCLGFLGLAVGIIIIVVFCMAFKRSQDRMSGQPMTMTSNAHKGQFPDGLYPKQKGFIYPGQTPAQPSAPADAPADGGHDNSAVTPDEIVIEPSKEKF, translated from the exons ATGGGCTGCTGCACTGCAGAGGTGGAGGGGGGCAACCTTGGTACCCTGAATCCAAtcgagaagatgaagaagaagctaTGGCGGGTGCGGAATTGTGGCATTGGCTGGATGGGAATCTCTTTATTGCTGTTCATCATTGGAATAGTGTTACTTGTTTACTTTGCCAAGTACATCCCTGGGGACCATAACAGCGATTG GGTTGGAGGTATCATTGGTATTGCATTCCTCTGTTTGGGATTCCTGGGTCTGGCCGTCGGTATCATCATCATAGTTGTGTTCTGTATGGCTTTCAAGAGGAGCCAAGATCGG ATGTCAGGCCAACCCATGACAATGACCAGCAATGCACATAAAGGTCAATTCCCCGATGGCCTCTATCCTAAACAAAAGGGATTTATCTATCCTGGTCAAACCCCGGCCCAGCCGTCGGCCCCAGCGGATGCTCCAGCAGA CGGAGGGCACGACAACAGTGCTGTTACACCCGATGAAATCGTCATTGAACCATCAAAGGAGAAATTCTAA
- the LOC135503310 gene encoding uncharacterized protein C8orf34 homolog isoform X3 → MAAQQRVQAYLEKHKISGLFEELMAKVINNTPTDPLVYLCTLLERKVEKRKMTGSAGISAMRKSASDMDGRMRGTAGAWATTSVDGGLAVAKERGVTYEKPWLSSTNTKRVPRPKTADETSKPPRRSRSPAKQDWNNDKKVGAKDFDEMFAQTQTHPRRSGSPTKTGTEKLWRSPSYEHELNYKSHGYTGPRHIGTASDLDAELSISSGKPVREKPRTSATVATIKQKGAKSNAMKHRQELQRYLQAQKKQEDSGIEDSHSYEGEDDGLDVWENLDDLKSEGVTNIKGSGIKIKSLQLSQRQGNKALPARSGDPVVRVAICGRCAKIMTSAEPISYDGATESGSKFGELPQYSSIETQRSVQFSNVEDEDFESVSQVSGPRRPVWQDSDVETTTPRKGVSMFESHGTPNKGRPMYSRADVRDSMQSLGQSSAAGGGGQIDLNATAPAAILAPQVGGDTPRTVDTSHTPVPNWQRTMSEDLDERNVESPELLAQKGRSWAIPEDSEISDMEWDRRKGAGQKGRQAGGQY, encoded by the exons ATGGCAGCGCAACAGAGAGTCCAAGCATACTTGGAAAAGCATAAGATCAGTGGTCTTTTTGAG GAACTGATGGCCAAGGTGATAAACAATACACCGACTGATCCTCTGGTGTACCTCTGTACCCTCCTCGAGAGGAAAGTCGAGAAGCGTAAGATGACAGGATCGGCTGGGATCTCGGCAATGAGGAAGAGCGCCAGTGATATGGATGGGAGGATGAGAGGTACAGCTGGTGCGTGGGCTACAACGAGTGTAG ATGGAGGCTTAGCTGTTGCCAAGGAGCGTGGCGTGACATATGAAAAGCCTTGGTTGTCCAGCACAAACACTAAGAGGGTACCAAGACCAAAGACAGCTGATGAAACTTCCAAGCCAC CTCGACGCTCTCGTTCTCCAGCTAAACAAGATTGGAACAACGATAAGAAAGTTGGCGCCAAGGATTTTGACGAGATGTTTGCACAAACACAGACTCACCCGCGGAGGTCCGGGTCGCCCACGAAGACGGGGACAGAGAAGCTGTGGAGGAGCCCGTCGTATGAG CATGAACTTAACTACAAGAGCCATGGATACACTGGACCCCGTCATATTGGGACAGCGAGTGACTTGGATGCCGAGCTGAGTATCTCAAGTGGCAAACCGGTCAGAGAGAAGCCGAGAACTAGTGCAACAGTTGC GACCATCAAACAGAAAGGAGCGAAATCGAATGCGATGAAACATCGTCAAGAACTCCAAAGGTACCTGCAAGCTCAGAAAAAACAGGAGGATTCTGGTATTGAAGACAGCCATTCATACGAGGGAGAAGATGACGGCCTCGATGTTTGGG AAAACCTGGATGACTTGAAGAGTGAGGGTGTGACAAACATCAAGGGCTCCGGCATCAAGATCAAG TCACTGCAATTATCACAAAGACAAGGAAATAAG GCACTGCCCGCCAGATCTGGAGACCCCGTCGTACGAGTTGCTATCTGCGGACGCTGCGCCAA GATAATGACGTCTGCTGAGCCTATCTCTTACGACGGTGCCACCGAAAGTGGCTCCAAGTTTGGTGAGCTGCCCCAGTACAGCTCGATTGAGACTCAGCGATCAGTCCAGTTCTCTAATGTGGAGGATGAGGATTTCGAGAGCGTCTCCCAGGTGTCTGGGCCA CGTCGTCCTGTTTGGCAAGACTCTGATG TTGAGACAACCACACCCCGAAAGGGTGTCTCGATGTTCGAATCACATGGCACTCCAAATAAAGGTAGACCGATGTACAGCCGAGCAGATGTCCGCGACTCGATGCAGTCTCTTGGGCAGTCGTCTGCAGCAGGTGGTGGAGGTCAGATCGATCTGAATGCTACGGCACCTGCCGCCATCCTGGCCCCCCAGGTTGGTGGTGATACGCCCAGGACTGTGGACACCAGCCACACCCCTGTACCAAACTGGCAGAGGACCATGTCTGAAGAT CTTGACGAAAGGAATGTGGAAAGCCCTGAATTACTGGCACAAAAAGGGAGATCCTGGGCAATACCTGAGGATTCGGAGATATCCGATATGGAGTGGGACAGGAGAAAGGGGGCTGGACAGAAGGGGCGCCAAGCAG GTGGGCAGTACTGA
- the LOC135503310 gene encoding uncharacterized protein C8orf34 homolog isoform X1: protein MAAQQRVQAYLEKHKISGLFEELMAKVINNTPTDPLVYLCTLLERKVEKRKMTGSAGISAMRKSASDMDGRMRGTAGAWATTSVDGGLAVAKERGVTYEKPWLSSTNTKRVPRPKTADETSKPPRRSRSPAKQDWNNDKKVGAKDFDEMFAQTQTHPRRSGSPTKTGTEKLWRSPSYEHELNYKSHGYTGPRHIGTASDLDAELSISSGKPVREKPRTSATVATIKQKGAKSNAMKHRQELQRYLQAQKKQEDSGIEDSHSYEGEDDGLDVWENLDDLKSEGVTNIKGSGIKIKSLQLSQRQGNKALPARSGDPVVRVAICGRCAKIMTSAEPISYDGATESGSKFGELPQYSSIETQRSVQFSNVEDEDFESVSQVSGPRRPVWQDSDGLSDSSVDSADFHGNNVLNLRNLNIIQSTVETTTPRKGVSMFESHGTPNKGRPMYSRADVRDSMQSLGQSSAAGGGGQIDLNATAPAAILAPQVGGDTPRTVDTSHTPVPNWQRTMSEDLDERNVESPELLAQKGRSWAIPEDSEISDMEWDRRKGAGQKGRQAGGQY, encoded by the exons ATGGCAGCGCAACAGAGAGTCCAAGCATACTTGGAAAAGCATAAGATCAGTGGTCTTTTTGAG GAACTGATGGCCAAGGTGATAAACAATACACCGACTGATCCTCTGGTGTACCTCTGTACCCTCCTCGAGAGGAAAGTCGAGAAGCGTAAGATGACAGGATCGGCTGGGATCTCGGCAATGAGGAAGAGCGCCAGTGATATGGATGGGAGGATGAGAGGTACAGCTGGTGCGTGGGCTACAACGAGTGTAG ATGGAGGCTTAGCTGTTGCCAAGGAGCGTGGCGTGACATATGAAAAGCCTTGGTTGTCCAGCACAAACACTAAGAGGGTACCAAGACCAAAGACAGCTGATGAAACTTCCAAGCCAC CTCGACGCTCTCGTTCTCCAGCTAAACAAGATTGGAACAACGATAAGAAAGTTGGCGCCAAGGATTTTGACGAGATGTTTGCACAAACACAGACTCACCCGCGGAGGTCCGGGTCGCCCACGAAGACGGGGACAGAGAAGCTGTGGAGGAGCCCGTCGTATGAG CATGAACTTAACTACAAGAGCCATGGATACACTGGACCCCGTCATATTGGGACAGCGAGTGACTTGGATGCCGAGCTGAGTATCTCAAGTGGCAAACCGGTCAGAGAGAAGCCGAGAACTAGTGCAACAGTTGC GACCATCAAACAGAAAGGAGCGAAATCGAATGCGATGAAACATCGTCAAGAACTCCAAAGGTACCTGCAAGCTCAGAAAAAACAGGAGGATTCTGGTATTGAAGACAGCCATTCATACGAGGGAGAAGATGACGGCCTCGATGTTTGGG AAAACCTGGATGACTTGAAGAGTGAGGGTGTGACAAACATCAAGGGCTCCGGCATCAAGATCAAG TCACTGCAATTATCACAAAGACAAGGAAATAAG GCACTGCCCGCCAGATCTGGAGACCCCGTCGTACGAGTTGCTATCTGCGGACGCTGCGCCAA GATAATGACGTCTGCTGAGCCTATCTCTTACGACGGTGCCACCGAAAGTGGCTCCAAGTTTGGTGAGCTGCCCCAGTACAGCTCGATTGAGACTCAGCGATCAGTCCAGTTCTCTAATGTGGAGGATGAGGATTTCGAGAGCGTCTCCCAGGTGTCTGGGCCA CGTCGTCCTGTTTGGCAAGACTCTGATG GACTCTCCGACTCCAGTGTTGATTCTGCCGACTTCCATGGCAATAACGTCCTCAACCTTCGCAACCTTAACATCATCCAATCTACAG TTGAGACAACCACACCCCGAAAGGGTGTCTCGATGTTCGAATCACATGGCACTCCAAATAAAGGTAGACCGATGTACAGCCGAGCAGATGTCCGCGACTCGATGCAGTCTCTTGGGCAGTCGTCTGCAGCAGGTGGTGGAGGTCAGATCGATCTGAATGCTACGGCACCTGCCGCCATCCTGGCCCCCCAGGTTGGTGGTGATACGCCCAGGACTGTGGACACCAGCCACACCCCTGTACCAAACTGGCAGAGGACCATGTCTGAAGAT CTTGACGAAAGGAATGTGGAAAGCCCTGAATTACTGGCACAAAAAGGGAGATCCTGGGCAATACCTGAGGATTCGGAGATATCCGATATGGAGTGGGACAGGAGAAAGGGGGCTGGACAGAAGGGGCGCCAAGCAG GTGGGCAGTACTGA
- the LOC135503310 gene encoding uncharacterized protein C8orf34 homolog isoform X2 has protein sequence MAAQQRVQAYLEKHKISGLFEELMAKVINNTPTDPLVYLCTLLERKVEKRKMTGSAGISAMRKSASDMDGRMRGTAGAWATTSVDGGLAVAKERGVTYEKPWLSSTNTKRVPRPKTADETSKPPRRSRSPAKQDWNNDKKVGAKDFDEMFAQTQTHPRRSGSPTKTGTEKLWRSPSYEHELNYKSHGYTGPRHIGTASDLDAELSISSGKPVREKPRTSATVATIKQKGAKSNAMKHRQELQRYLQAQKKQEDSGIEDSHSYEGEDDGLDVWENLDDLKSEGVTNIKGSGIKIKALPARSGDPVVRVAICGRCAKIMTSAEPISYDGATESGSKFGELPQYSSIETQRSVQFSNVEDEDFESVSQVSGPRRPVWQDSDGLSDSSVDSADFHGNNVLNLRNLNIIQSTVETTTPRKGVSMFESHGTPNKGRPMYSRADVRDSMQSLGQSSAAGGGGQIDLNATAPAAILAPQVGGDTPRTVDTSHTPVPNWQRTMSEDLDERNVESPELLAQKGRSWAIPEDSEISDMEWDRRKGAGQKGRQAGGQY, from the exons ATGGCAGCGCAACAGAGAGTCCAAGCATACTTGGAAAAGCATAAGATCAGTGGTCTTTTTGAG GAACTGATGGCCAAGGTGATAAACAATACACCGACTGATCCTCTGGTGTACCTCTGTACCCTCCTCGAGAGGAAAGTCGAGAAGCGTAAGATGACAGGATCGGCTGGGATCTCGGCAATGAGGAAGAGCGCCAGTGATATGGATGGGAGGATGAGAGGTACAGCTGGTGCGTGGGCTACAACGAGTGTAG ATGGAGGCTTAGCTGTTGCCAAGGAGCGTGGCGTGACATATGAAAAGCCTTGGTTGTCCAGCACAAACACTAAGAGGGTACCAAGACCAAAGACAGCTGATGAAACTTCCAAGCCAC CTCGACGCTCTCGTTCTCCAGCTAAACAAGATTGGAACAACGATAAGAAAGTTGGCGCCAAGGATTTTGACGAGATGTTTGCACAAACACAGACTCACCCGCGGAGGTCCGGGTCGCCCACGAAGACGGGGACAGAGAAGCTGTGGAGGAGCCCGTCGTATGAG CATGAACTTAACTACAAGAGCCATGGATACACTGGACCCCGTCATATTGGGACAGCGAGTGACTTGGATGCCGAGCTGAGTATCTCAAGTGGCAAACCGGTCAGAGAGAAGCCGAGAACTAGTGCAACAGTTGC GACCATCAAACAGAAAGGAGCGAAATCGAATGCGATGAAACATCGTCAAGAACTCCAAAGGTACCTGCAAGCTCAGAAAAAACAGGAGGATTCTGGTATTGAAGACAGCCATTCATACGAGGGAGAAGATGACGGCCTCGATGTTTGGG AAAACCTGGATGACTTGAAGAGTGAGGGTGTGACAAACATCAAGGGCTCCGGCATCAAGATCAAG GCACTGCCCGCCAGATCTGGAGACCCCGTCGTACGAGTTGCTATCTGCGGACGCTGCGCCAA GATAATGACGTCTGCTGAGCCTATCTCTTACGACGGTGCCACCGAAAGTGGCTCCAAGTTTGGTGAGCTGCCCCAGTACAGCTCGATTGAGACTCAGCGATCAGTCCAGTTCTCTAATGTGGAGGATGAGGATTTCGAGAGCGTCTCCCAGGTGTCTGGGCCA CGTCGTCCTGTTTGGCAAGACTCTGATG GACTCTCCGACTCCAGTGTTGATTCTGCCGACTTCCATGGCAATAACGTCCTCAACCTTCGCAACCTTAACATCATCCAATCTACAG TTGAGACAACCACACCCCGAAAGGGTGTCTCGATGTTCGAATCACATGGCACTCCAAATAAAGGTAGACCGATGTACAGCCGAGCAGATGTCCGCGACTCGATGCAGTCTCTTGGGCAGTCGTCTGCAGCAGGTGGTGGAGGTCAGATCGATCTGAATGCTACGGCACCTGCCGCCATCCTGGCCCCCCAGGTTGGTGGTGATACGCCCAGGACTGTGGACACCAGCCACACCCCTGTACCAAACTGGCAGAGGACCATGTCTGAAGAT CTTGACGAAAGGAATGTGGAAAGCCCTGAATTACTGGCACAAAAAGGGAGATCCTGGGCAATACCTGAGGATTCGGAGATATCCGATATGGAGTGGGACAGGAGAAAGGGGGCTGGACAGAAGGGGCGCCAAGCAG GTGGGCAGTACTGA